One genomic segment of Aquamicrobium lusatiense includes these proteins:
- a CDS encoding NADPH-dependent FMN reductase codes for MTHKLNIIVGSTRPGRVGPIFANWFVEFARQHGKFDPVLVDIAEFNLPLFDEPKHPRLGQYENAHTKRWSQTIAEGDAYVFVTPEYNSIIPAPLLNAITYLSTEWNYKPAGFLSYGGVSGGLRAVESAKPLLAALKVVPIPEGVPVPGYPQFLADGEFRPNELITNGATTMLDELDRWAGALKALRSQVKAAAAA; via the coding sequence TTGACGCACAAGCTCAACATCATCGTCGGCAGCACGCGGCCGGGCCGCGTGGGGCCGATCTTCGCGAACTGGTTCGTTGAATTCGCCCGCCAGCATGGCAAGTTCGACCCGGTTCTGGTCGACATCGCCGAGTTCAATCTGCCCTTGTTCGACGAGCCGAAGCATCCGCGCCTCGGCCAGTACGAAAACGCCCATACAAAGCGCTGGTCGCAGACCATCGCCGAAGGCGACGCCTATGTGTTCGTGACGCCGGAATACAATTCGATCATTCCCGCGCCGCTGCTCAACGCCATCACCTATCTGTCCACCGAATGGAACTACAAGCCTGCCGGCTTCCTCTCCTACGGCGGCGTTTCCGGTGGCCTGCGCGCCGTGGAATCGGCCAAGCCGCTGCTGGCAGCCCTCAAGGTCGTGCCCATCCCCGAAGGCGTGCCGGTTCCGGGCTATCCGCAGTTCCTGGCCGACGGTGAATTCAGGCCGAACGAACTGATCACCAACGGCGCAACCACCATGCTGGACGAACTGGACCGCTGGGCAGGCGCGCTCAAGGCGCTTCGTTCGCAGGTGAAGGCCGCCGCCGCGGCCTGA